A part of Pseudomonas lutea genomic DNA contains:
- a CDS encoding metallophosphoesterase family protein has product MTVKVGLISDTHGLMRPQALEALQGCDYLIHGGDIGKPEILETLKAIAPLTVVRGNNDTDDAWASDVPHEAVLRIGEVAIYTTHILADVPKPLPDDVRVVVTGHSHRPLQQVRDGVLFINPGSAGPRRFKLPITVGMLHIDGADVRGELIELTLK; this is encoded by the coding sequence ATGACGGTGAAAGTAGGTTTGATTTCCGATACGCACGGGCTGATGCGCCCACAGGCATTGGAGGCGTTGCAAGGCTGCGATTACCTCATTCATGGCGGCGATATCGGCAAGCCGGAGATTCTCGAGACCTTGAAGGCCATCGCCCCGCTGACGGTGGTGCGCGGCAACAACGATACCGATGACGCCTGGGCTAGCGACGTCCCCCACGAAGCGGTGTTGCGGATCGGTGAGGTGGCGATTTACACCACGCACATACTGGCCGACGTGCCGAAACCATTGCCCGATGACGTCCGCGTTGTCGTGACAGGCCACTCCCACCGGCCGTTGCAGCAGGTGCGCGATGGCGTGCTGTTCATCAACCCTGGCAGCGCCGGGCCGAGGCGGTTCAAATTGCCGATCACCGTCGGCATGCTGCACATCGATGGCGCTGACGTGCGCGGCGAGTTGATCGAGCTGACGCTTAAATAA
- a CDS encoding MFS transporter codes for MSLPASSSTRDFIFAACALLIAMVGTTLPTPLYALYQQRLGFDASWLTIIFSIYAAGVIAALLAVGSWSDQLGRKPLLLAGLAMGAVSAVIFLCSDSIGGLLIGRLFSGFSAGIMTGTATVAVIELAPKTWKNATLVATAANMFGLGIGPLLAGFTSQFLTDPLHLVFYVHLAMLVLATLGVVLIRETVQRPQTLRLTIQKPSVPASVRSVFISASIAGLAGFSVAGLFTSMVPSVMIHVMHQQSGLLIGAVIGLFFVASIIGQALLQVLPKARHMTLGCVGLIAGMICLGLSIATSQLGLLIVAGLVAGIGQGMILRAGMGAVTASSPADQKAAVTSAFFVVLYVSISVPVVAVGFSVRVFGLEHVGEFFAALVAVVALLAMISMKRVQSRQAAAQATGS; via the coding sequence ATGTCCTTGCCCGCTTCTTCCTCAACACGCGATTTCATCTTTGCGGCGTGCGCGCTGCTCATCGCCATGGTGGGCACTACATTGCCGACCCCGTTGTACGCGCTTTATCAGCAGCGCCTCGGGTTCGATGCAAGCTGGCTGACGATCATCTTTTCGATCTACGCGGCGGGCGTCATCGCGGCGCTGCTGGCGGTGGGCAGCTGGTCCGATCAGCTCGGACGCAAGCCACTGCTGCTGGCAGGCTTGGCCATGGGCGCGGTCAGCGCGGTTATATTCCTGTGCAGCGATTCGATTGGCGGGTTGCTGATAGGGCGACTCTTCTCGGGCTTCAGCGCAGGCATCATGACCGGTACGGCGACGGTTGCGGTCATCGAGCTGGCGCCCAAGACCTGGAAGAACGCCACGCTGGTGGCAACGGCGGCCAATATGTTCGGCCTCGGCATAGGGCCATTGCTCGCCGGTTTCACTTCGCAGTTTCTGACGGATCCGCTGCACCTGGTGTTCTACGTGCACCTGGCAATGCTGGTGTTGGCGACGCTCGGCGTGGTGCTGATTCGTGAGACCGTGCAGCGCCCGCAGACACTGAGGCTGACCATTCAGAAGCCCTCGGTGCCGGCCTCGGTGCGCAGCGTGTTTATTTCTGCATCCATCGCGGGCTTGGCGGGTTTCAGCGTGGCCGGGCTGTTCACCAGCATGGTGCCGTCGGTGATGATCCACGTGATGCATCAGCAAAGCGGATTGTTGATCGGCGCGGTAATCGGCTTGTTTTTCGTCGCTTCGATCATCGGCCAGGCCTTGCTGCAGGTATTGCCGAAGGCGCGGCACATGACGCTCGGCTGCGTCGGGCTGATTGCCGGCATGATTTGCCTGGGGCTGAGCATCGCCACTTCTCAGTTGGGACTGCTGATAGTCGCGGGGCTGGTGGCGGGCATCGGGCAGGGCATGATCCTGCGCGCCGGCATGGGCGCGGTGACTGCCAGCAGCCCGGCCGATCAGAAAGCCGCCGTGACCTCAGCCTTTTTCGTGGTGCTGTATGTGTCGATTTCGGTGCCGGTGGTGGCGGTCGGTTTCAGCGTGCGGGTATTTGGTCTGGAGCATGTCGGCGAGTTCTTCGCCGCGCTGGTCGCCGTGGTTGCGTTGCTGGCGATGATCAGCATGAAACGCGTGCAATCGAGACAGGCCGCTGCACAAGCGACCGGGAGCTAA
- a CDS encoding LacI family DNA-binding transcriptional regulator encodes MSKKTPVTISDIARRVNMTPVTVSRALNKPDLVKPATLARILEVAQELDYVPNAFARSLKRSESMIIGVITASVDNPFYSEMIKAISREAKKRGYTIMLVDTDGSEELEAKAVDTLLSYRVAGIVLSPVSDEPAYQPAYLSRLSNGDIPVVQLDRALPDSPFSHVVLDNYHSGVKGARYLLAQSPDMQRMLVLTGPARSRISEERLKGVKAAIAESGKPVQLDVFAGDYTLEPSHQSTLDYLHDHPIPEAIFGFNQLITLGAMKALRDRNIAHDSVAICGIDRLPFADIFGIPIACIAHDASLAGSSAVKMLLERIGDRHVPKARIVIVGELENGVGV; translated from the coding sequence ATGAGCAAGAAAACCCCTGTCACCATTTCCGACATCGCCCGTCGCGTAAACATGACGCCCGTCACTGTTTCCCGTGCGCTGAACAAGCCTGACCTGGTCAAGCCCGCCACACTGGCGCGCATTCTTGAAGTGGCGCAGGAACTCGATTACGTCCCCAACGCTTTTGCCCGCAGTCTCAAGCGCAGCGAAAGCATGATCATCGGTGTGATCACGGCGTCGGTGGATAACCCGTTCTACAGCGAGATGATCAAAGCCATTTCCCGCGAGGCAAAGAAACGCGGTTACACCATCATGCTGGTGGACACCGACGGTTCGGAAGAACTCGAAGCCAAGGCGGTCGACACGCTGCTCAGTTATCGCGTTGCCGGCATCGTGTTGTCGCCGGTATCGGACGAGCCGGCCTATCAACCGGCGTACCTCAGTCGCCTCAGCAACGGCGACATCCCCGTCGTACAACTGGACCGGGCGCTGCCTGACAGCCCGTTCAGCCACGTGGTTCTGGACAACTACCACAGTGGCGTCAAAGGCGCGCGCTACCTGCTGGCGCAAAGCCCGGATATGCAGCGCATGCTGGTGCTGACCGGCCCCGCGCGCTCGCGGATTTCCGAGGAACGACTCAAGGGCGTTAAAGCGGCCATCGCAGAGAGCGGCAAGCCTGTGCAGCTGGACGTGTTTGCAGGTGATTACACGCTGGAGCCGTCGCATCAGAGCACGCTGGATTACCTGCACGATCATCCGATCCCCGAGGCGATTTTCGGCTTCAATCAACTCATCACCCTGGGCGCCATGAAGGCATTGCGTGATCGCAATATCGCCCATGACAGCGTGGCCATTTGCGGCATCGACCGATTGCCGTTCGCCGACATCTTCGGCATCCCGATCGCCTGCATCGCCCACGACGCGTCACTGGCCGGCAGCAGCGCCGTGAAGATGCTGCTGGAGCGAATCGGGGATCGCCATGTGCCGAAGGCGCGGATTGTGATTGTTGGGGAGTTGGAGAATGGCGTCGGGGTGTAA
- a CDS encoding SDR family oxidoreductase — MNTARFDFTGQRILVTGATSGIGWEVVQQLLNSGAEVYAMGRDPSALDKLATQGCQTLQVDVADSQHLAALLASLPAMHGLVNCAGISILEPATQVSADAFDQVMAINVRAAAMIAGALANKMIADGVPGAIVNVSSQASLVALDDHLSYCASKGAMDAMTRVQCGEWGRHGIRVNSVNPTVTLTPMAQMAWGEPSKRDPALAAIPLGRFAETAEVAAPILFLLSSAASMISGVSLPIDGGYTSR; from the coding sequence GTGAATACTGCCCGATTCGATTTCACCGGCCAGCGGATTCTGGTCACTGGCGCCACCAGCGGTATCGGCTGGGAGGTGGTGCAGCAATTGCTCAACAGTGGCGCCGAGGTTTACGCCATGGGCCGTGATCCCTCTGCCCTCGACAAATTGGCCACCCAGGGGTGCCAGACGTTGCAAGTGGACGTCGCGGATTCTCAGCATTTGGCTGCGTTGCTGGCGTCGCTGCCCGCGATGCACGGGCTGGTCAACTGCGCGGGCATTTCCATTCTGGAGCCTGCCACCCAGGTAAGTGCTGACGCGTTCGATCAGGTCATGGCGATCAATGTCCGAGCGGCAGCAATGATCGCCGGCGCATTGGCGAACAAGATGATTGCCGATGGCGTGCCCGGCGCCATCGTCAATGTGTCGAGTCAGGCGTCGCTGGTGGCGCTGGATGATCATTTGAGCTATTGCGCGTCGAAAGGCGCGATGGATGCCATGACTCGTGTGCAATGCGGTGAATGGGGCCGGCACGGGATTCGCGTCAACAGCGTAAACCCGACCGTCACGCTGACGCCCATGGCGCAAATGGCGTGGGGCGAGCCCAGCAAACGCGACCCCGCGCTGGCGGCCATACCCTTGGGGCGCTTCGCCGAAACCGCCGAGGTCGCCGCACCCATCCTGTTCCTGCTGAGCAGTGCGGCCTCGATGATCAGCGGCGTGTCGCTGCCGATTGATGGGGGATACACGAGCCGTTGA
- a CDS encoding FGGY-family carbohydrate kinase has product MDYVIGVDIGTQSTKALLVDAQGRIVAQHSHSYKVDTPKPRWAEQWPQVWLDAVEICVAACMRKSDVPKDSVKSMCVSSLYGGSGIAVDAQIKPLYPCLIWMDRRAEAQVEWVNEHADLERLHAITGNGVDSYYGFTKMLWLKDNQPQVWADTRYLLPPNSYINFCLTGEIAVDHSSAGNIGGIYDVKARGWSAEMLDALGIPASMMPERLVHSGDVVGGLLPEWADRLGLATGTPLLGGGVDAAMATFAAGVTQAGNHVAMIGTSMCWGYLNQQVDARHGLVSFPHVFNGAKDLYIFGGAITAGASVSWFREQFCQAEEQQGRESGEDSHVILERAAMKIPAGSDGVLFQPYLMGERSPVWDAKASGSFVGLSLYHSRIHLYRAVLEGVTFALRHNIEAGTRGAQSLDPRLIVVGGASHSDLWMQIIADVTNFPVYTIVQEVEAALGAALLAAHAVGLVDEAQVHKGWVQLERRAEPQARNVELYSRLFADYVALYPALKPIMHRLQEA; this is encoded by the coding sequence ATGGATTACGTCATCGGTGTCGACATCGGCACCCAAAGCACCAAGGCGCTGTTGGTCGATGCGCAGGGCCGGATCGTCGCGCAGCATAGCCACAGTTATAAGGTCGATACGCCCAAACCGCGCTGGGCGGAGCAATGGCCTCAGGTCTGGCTCGACGCCGTGGAAATCTGCGTGGCTGCCTGCATGCGCAAAAGCGACGTGCCCAAAGACAGCGTTAAATCGATGTGCGTCAGCAGTCTGTATGGCGGCTCGGGGATTGCGGTCGACGCACAGATCAAGCCGTTGTACCCGTGCCTGATCTGGATGGACCGGCGCGCCGAGGCACAGGTTGAGTGGGTCAACGAACACGCTGACCTTGAGCGCTTGCACGCGATCACCGGCAACGGGGTCGACAGCTATTACGGCTTCACCAAAATGCTCTGGCTGAAGGACAACCAGCCGCAGGTCTGGGCCGACACGCGTTACCTGCTGCCGCCCAACAGCTACATTAATTTTTGTCTGACCGGCGAGATCGCGGTGGACCACAGCTCCGCCGGCAATATTGGCGGGATCTACGACGTCAAAGCGCGGGGCTGGTCGGCAGAGATGCTCGATGCCTTGGGCATACCGGCGTCGATGATGCCTGAGCGGCTGGTGCACTCCGGTGACGTTGTCGGCGGTCTGTTGCCCGAATGGGCCGATCGTCTCGGGCTGGCAACCGGTACGCCGCTGCTTGGCGGCGGTGTCGATGCGGCCATGGCCACTTTTGCGGCAGGCGTCACTCAGGCCGGCAACCATGTGGCGATGATTGGCACCAGCATGTGCTGGGGGTATCTCAACCAACAGGTGGATGCGCGTCACGGTCTGGTCAGCTTTCCCCACGTGTTCAACGGCGCCAAAGACCTCTACATCTTTGGCGGCGCGATCACCGCTGGTGCCTCGGTCAGCTGGTTTCGCGAGCAGTTCTGCCAGGCGGAAGAGCAGCAGGGGCGTGAGAGTGGCGAAGACAGCCACGTCATTCTCGAACGCGCGGCAATGAAGATTCCCGCCGGCAGTGACGGCGTGTTGTTTCAGCCGTACCTGATGGGCGAGCGCAGCCCGGTATGGGATGCAAAGGCGAGCGGCAGTTTTGTCGGCCTGAGCCTGTATCACAGCCGCATTCATCTTTATCGCGCGGTCCTTGAGGGCGTCACTTTCGCGTTGCGGCACAACATCGAAGCGGGGACCCGTGGCGCGCAGTCTCTGGACCCGCGGCTGATCGTCGTCGGCGGCGCCAGCCACTCGGACTTGTGGATGCAGATCATCGCCGACGTCACCAACTTCCCGGTATACACCATCGTGCAGGAAGTCGAAGCGGCGCTGGGTGCTGCCCTGCTGGCGGCGCATGCGGTCGGTCTGGTAGACGAAGCACAGGTGCACAAGGGCTGGGTGCAACTGGAGCGCCGAGCCGAACCCCAAGCCCGGAACGTCGAGTTGTATTCGCGCCTGTTCGCTGACTATGTCGCGTTGTACCCGGCGCTCAAACCCATCATGCATCGCTTGCAGGAAGCCTGA
- a CDS encoding alcohol dehydrogenase catalytic domain-containing protein has protein sequence MEQNTTNTMQAVVCHAPKDYRLEQISKPVARANELVIRIGACGICASDCKCHSGAAMFWGGESPWVKAPVVPGHEFFGYVDSVGEGAEEHFGVKVGDKVIAEQIVPCEKCKFCKSGKYWMCEVHNIFGFQKDVAEGGMAQYMRIPKTAIVHHIPESVSLEDSALIEPMACSIHTVNRGDVQLDDVLVIAGAGTLGLCMVQVAALKTPKKLVVIDMVDERLELAKKFGADVVINPSRDNAREIINGLTDGYGCDVYIETTGVPIGVTQGLDLIRKLGRFVEFSVFGAETSADWSIIGDRKELDVRGAHLGPYCYPIAIDLFERGLVTSEGIVTHDFGLDDYAEAFALADSTKSIKVLLKPVNN, from the coding sequence ATGGAACAAAACACTACAAACACCATGCAAGCCGTCGTCTGCCATGCGCCGAAAGACTACCGTCTGGAGCAGATCAGCAAACCGGTGGCGCGTGCCAACGAACTGGTCATCCGCATCGGCGCCTGCGGGATCTGCGCCAGTGACTGCAAGTGTCATTCAGGCGCTGCAATGTTCTGGGGTGGCGAAAGCCCTTGGGTCAAAGCACCCGTCGTGCCGGGCCATGAGTTTTTCGGCTACGTGGACTCGGTGGGCGAGGGCGCTGAAGAGCACTTCGGGGTAAAGGTCGGCGACAAAGTCATCGCCGAACAGATCGTGCCCTGCGAGAAGTGCAAATTCTGCAAATCCGGCAAGTACTGGATGTGCGAAGTCCACAACATCTTCGGCTTTCAGAAAGACGTCGCCGAGGGCGGCATGGCGCAGTACATGCGCATTCCGAAAACGGCCATCGTTCATCACATTCCAGAGTCGGTTTCGCTGGAAGACTCAGCGCTGATCGAACCTATGGCCTGCTCGATTCACACGGTTAATCGGGGTGATGTTCAGCTCGACGACGTACTGGTAATCGCCGGCGCCGGCACGCTGGGCCTGTGCATGGTGCAAGTCGCTGCGTTGAAAACACCGAAGAAGCTGGTGGTCATCGACATGGTCGACGAGCGTCTCGAACTGGCGAAGAAGTTCGGCGCCGATGTGGTCATCAACCCCAGCCGCGACAACGCCAGAGAGATCATCAATGGCCTGACCGATGGCTACGGCTGTGACGTTTACATCGAAACCACCGGCGTGCCGATCGGCGTCACCCAGGGCCTGGACCTGATCCGCAAGCTGGGCCGCTTCGTCGAGTTCAGCGTATTCGGTGCCGAGACCAGCGCTGACTGGTCGATCATTGGCGACCGCAAGGAACTCGACGTGCGCGGGGCTCACCTGGGCCCTTATTGCTACCCCATCGCCATTGACCTGTTCGAGCGCGGTCTTGTGACCTCCGAAGGCATCGTGACCCATGATTTTGGTCTGGATGACTATGCCGAAGCGTTTGCGCTGGCCGATTCGACCAAGTCGATCAAGGTCCTGCTCAAGCCCGTCAATAATTGA
- a CDS encoding ABC transporter permease subunit, producing MTAQPNRMKLNFAQLIRSPAFYPFVGLVVVTVFMIFASDKFLTGANLENIARQVSINAIIAVGMTCVILTGGIDLSVGPVMALSGTLTTGLMVAGVPPPIAILIGLLIGVGFGVGNGIFVAYLKMPPIIVTLATMGIARGLGLMYTDGYPISGMPDWFAWFGRGTLFGIQVPILIMLATYFFAWVLLQHTRVGRYVYAIGGNEEAVRLSGVRASRFKLLVYSISGLTAAIAGLVLSSRLMSGQPNAGVGFELDAIAAVVLGGASIAGGRGVIVGTLVGAMLLGVLNNGLNMLGVSPYVQSVIKGGIILLAIFISRQRHK from the coding sequence ATGACTGCGCAGCCCAACCGGATGAAGCTCAACTTCGCTCAACTGATCCGCTCGCCAGCGTTCTATCCCTTTGTGGGCCTGGTCGTGGTGACGGTCTTCATGATCTTTGCCAGCGACAAGTTTCTCACTGGGGCCAACCTGGAAAACATCGCCCGGCAGGTGTCGATCAACGCGATTATCGCGGTGGGCATGACGTGCGTGATTCTCACCGGCGGTATCGATTTGTCCGTCGGGCCGGTGATGGCGTTGTCCGGCACGTTGACCACCGGGCTGATGGTGGCGGGTGTACCGCCACCGATTGCGATTCTCATCGGGTTGCTGATTGGCGTGGGCTTTGGCGTCGGCAACGGGATCTTTGTCGCGTACCTGAAGATGCCGCCGATCATCGTGACCCTGGCGACCATGGGCATCGCCCGCGGGCTTGGCCTGATGTACACCGACGGCTATCCGATTTCCGGGATGCCCGACTGGTTCGCCTGGTTCGGGCGCGGCACGCTGTTTGGCATTCAGGTGCCTATTCTGATCATGCTGGCGACGTACTTTTTCGCCTGGGTACTGCTGCAGCACACCCGCGTCGGCCGCTACGTTTATGCCATCGGTGGTAACGAAGAAGCCGTGCGCCTGTCCGGCGTGCGCGCCTCGCGGTTCAAGCTGCTGGTGTACTCGATCAGCGGGCTGACGGCAGCGATTGCCGGACTAGTGTTGTCGTCACGGCTGATGAGCGGGCAACCGAACGCGGGCGTTGGCTTCGAGCTCGACGCAATCGCGGCGGTTGTGCTGGGCGGCGCGTCGATTGCCGGCGGTCGCGGCGTGATCGTTGGCACGCTGGTGGGCGCGATGCTGTTGGGCGTGCTCAACAACGGGCTGAACATGCTCGGCGTCTCGCCCTATGTGCAGAGCGTGATCAAGGGCGGAATCATCTTGCTGGCGATCTTTATCAGTCGGCAGCGGCATAAATAA
- a CDS encoding sugar ABC transporter ATP-binding protein, whose protein sequence is MSCLLQLENICKSYPGVQALKSINLQVERGEIHALLGENGAGKSTLMKILAGVEHQDKGSILIDGAEQHFATYNEAIAAGIGIVFQEFSLIPYLNAVENIFLGHEIVNGFGLLRKNEMREKAIALFDRLGVKINLDCSVQHLSVAEQQFVEIAKALALEARLLILDEPTATLTPSEAELLFDIMRELKSQGVAVIFISHHLEEIFQVCDRISVLRDGANVGALTVADSDIDTLVEMMVGRRLEASFPPKQSRAQGDIVLQVRDIQLTRNGPHNSFNLHKGEILGFAGLVGSGRTELALGVIGALPVVSKDVLLRGQPAHLNDPAQALASGIGLLPESRKSEGLIVDFSIRENISLNNLGKYEGTAHLLDRHKEDATTGELMKQLSIKAPSCESRVINLSGGNQQKVVIARWINHHCDILIFDEPTRGIDVGAKAEIYTLMRKLTEQGFAIIMISSELPEIIGMCDRVAVFNKGAIVNVLEASAINPQEVMRYATGSSNSEHLH, encoded by the coding sequence ATGAGCTGCCTTCTGCAATTGGAAAACATCTGTAAAAGCTACCCCGGCGTGCAGGCGCTCAAGTCGATCAACCTGCAGGTCGAGCGCGGCGAGATACACGCGTTGCTCGGCGAAAACGGAGCGGGCAAATCGACGCTGATGAAGATCCTTGCCGGCGTCGAGCATCAGGACAAGGGCAGCATTCTGATCGATGGCGCCGAGCAGCATTTCGCGACGTACAACGAGGCCATCGCGGCGGGCATCGGGATTGTCTTTCAGGAATTCAGTCTGATTCCCTATCTCAATGCCGTGGAGAACATCTTCCTCGGTCACGAGATCGTCAACGGTTTCGGCCTGTTGCGTAAAAATGAAATGCGCGAGAAAGCCATCGCGTTGTTTGACCGGCTGGGCGTGAAGATCAATCTGGATTGCTCGGTGCAGCACTTGAGCGTGGCCGAGCAACAGTTCGTCGAGATTGCCAAGGCGCTGGCCCTCGAAGCGCGTCTGCTGATTCTCGATGAGCCCACCGCGACCCTGACACCGTCCGAAGCCGAGCTGCTGTTCGACATCATGCGTGAGCTGAAAAGTCAGGGCGTGGCAGTGATCTTCATCTCCCACCATCTGGAAGAAATCTTTCAGGTCTGCGATCGCATCAGCGTGCTCCGCGATGGCGCCAACGTGGGCGCGCTGACGGTTGCTGACAGCGACATCGACACCTTGGTGGAGATGATGGTCGGGCGCCGTCTTGAGGCCAGCTTTCCACCCAAGCAGTCCCGCGCCCAGGGCGACATTGTGCTGCAAGTGCGGGACATCCAGCTCACGCGTAACGGTCCGCATAACAGCTTCAATCTGCACAAGGGCGAGATTCTCGGGTTTGCCGGGCTGGTAGGGTCGGGGCGCACGGAGTTGGCGCTGGGCGTGATCGGCGCATTGCCGGTGGTCAGCAAGGATGTGTTGTTGCGCGGCCAGCCGGCGCACCTCAACGATCCGGCACAGGCGCTCGCCAGCGGCATCGGGCTGTTGCCGGAGAGCCGCAAGAGCGAAGGCCTGATCGTCGATTTCAGCATTCGTGAAAACATCTCGTTGAACAACCTGGGCAAGTACGAAGGCACGGCGCATCTGCTCGACCGGCACAAGGAAGACGCCACCACCGGCGAGCTGATGAAGCAGCTGTCGATCAAGGCGCCAAGCTGCGAGAGCCGGGTTATCAACCTCAGTGGCGGTAATCAGCAGAAGGTGGTGATCGCGCGCTGGATCAACCATCACTGCGACATCCTGATCTTCGACGAGCCGACCCGAGGCATCGACGTCGGTGCGAAAGCGGAGATCTACACCCTGATGCGCAAACTCACCGAACAAGGCTTCGCGATCATCATGATCTCTTCGGAACTGCCGGAAATCATCGGTATGTGCGACCGCGTGGCCGTTTTCAACAAGGGCGCTATCGTCAATGTGCTGGAGGCTTCGGCCATCAATCCGCAGGAAGTGATGCGCTACGCCACCGGGAGCTCCAACAGTGAACACCTCCATTAA
- a CDS encoding substrate-binding domain-containing protein: MTIRLKKGVRAALCTLAVAVSCASAVTVQAADAAKTGPLKVGASFQEINNPYFVTMKDALQDATTSIGATLLVTDARHDVSKQISDIEDMLQKGIDILIINPTDSVGVQSAVQQAHDKGVVVVAVDAQANGPLDSFVGSKNFDAGVQACDYLAKNIGGKGDVGILDGIAVVPILERVRGCKEALGKYKDIKIVSIQNGKQERDQALTVTENMLQAQPNLKGLFSVNDNGSLGALAAIESSGMDVKLTSVDGAPEAVKEIQKPNSKFIATSAQYPRDQVRLALGLALAKKWGSQVPATIPVDILLVDQAKAKTFTW; the protein is encoded by the coding sequence ATGACAATTCGCCTCAAAAAGGGCGTTCGCGCCGCTCTCTGTACGCTCGCCGTCGCTGTTTCCTGCGCCAGCGCTGTCACTGTTCAAGCCGCCGACGCAGCCAAAACCGGCCCGCTGAAAGTCGGCGCTTCGTTCCAAGAGATCAACAACCCCTATTTCGTGACCATGAAGGACGCCCTTCAGGACGCCACGACCAGCATCGGCGCAACGTTGCTTGTCACGGACGCTCGTCACGATGTGTCCAAGCAGATCAGCGACATCGAAGACATGCTGCAGAAGGGCATCGATATCCTGATCATCAACCCCACCGACTCGGTAGGCGTGCAGTCCGCCGTGCAGCAGGCTCATGACAAAGGCGTCGTGGTGGTTGCGGTTGACGCCCAGGCCAATGGTCCGCTGGACTCCTTCGTCGGCTCGAAAAACTTCGACGCCGGTGTGCAGGCTTGCGACTACCTGGCGAAGAACATCGGCGGCAAGGGCGATGTCGGCATTCTCGACGGCATCGCCGTGGTGCCGATTCTTGAGCGCGTTCGCGGTTGCAAGGAAGCGCTGGGCAAGTACAAGGACATCAAGATCGTCAGCATTCAGAACGGCAAGCAGGAGCGTGATCAAGCCCTGACCGTGACTGAGAACATGCTTCAGGCCCAGCCCAATCTCAAAGGTCTGTTCAGCGTCAACGACAACGGTTCGCTGGGGGCGCTTGCGGCCATCGAATCCAGCGGCATGGACGTCAAGCTGACCAGCGTCGACGGCGCGCCCGAAGCCGTCAAGGAAATCCAGAAGCCCAACAGCAAGTTCATCGCCACCTCCGCTCAGTACCCGCGTGACCAGGTGCGCCTTGCGTTGGGCCTGGCGCTCGCCAAGAAGTGGGGCTCGCAAGTCCCGGCGACCATCCCGGTGGACATCCTGCTGGTGGATCAGGCGAAGGCCAAAACCTTCACCTGGTAA
- a CDS encoding OprD family porin, giving the protein MKIQTHRSWLLLGAGSVAFSLPLMSLAEGFIDDTKATLNLRNAYFNRNFVNPANPQNYAEEWTQNFILDVKSGFTQGTVGFGLDVLGMYSQKLDGGKGTGGTQLLPIHDDGRPADNFGRLGVAAKARVSNTELKIGEWMPVLPILRSDDGRSLPQTFRGGQITSKEIAGLTLYGGQFRGNSPRNDASMEDMFMNGKSAAFKSDRFNFGGGEYTFNEKRTQVGLWYAQLEDVYQQEFLNFIHKQPIGDWTVGANLGYFIGKEDGNKLAGELDNKTAYAMLSANYKGNTVYLGLQKVYGDDQWMRVNGTSGGTLANDSYNSSYDNAKERSWQLRHDLDFAIFGVPGLTLMNRYISGDNVHTGTVTDGKEWGRESELAYTVQSGTFKSLNVRWRNSSMRRDYSTNEFDENRVFISYPISLM; this is encoded by the coding sequence ATGAAGATCCAGACCCATCGTTCGTGGCTGTTGCTTGGCGCTGGCAGCGTCGCGTTCAGCCTGCCGTTGATGAGCCTCGCTGAAGGCTTTATCGATGACACCAAGGCTACGCTGAACCTGCGCAACGCCTATTTCAATCGCAACTTCGTCAACCCGGCGAACCCTCAGAACTACGCCGAAGAATGGACGCAAAACTTCATTCTCGACGTGAAATCCGGATTCACCCAGGGCACCGTCGGCTTCGGCCTCGATGTGCTGGGCATGTACTCCCAGAAGCTCGACGGTGGCAAGGGGACAGGCGGCACGCAGTTGTTGCCGATCCATGACGACGGCCGTCCCGCCGACAACTTCGGTCGCCTGGGCGTGGCGGCGAAAGCACGGGTCTCCAACACGGAGCTGAAGATCGGCGAATGGATGCCGGTGCTGCCGATTCTGCGTTCCGACGATGGTCGTTCGCTGCCGCAAACCTTCCGCGGCGGGCAAATCACTTCCAAGGAAATTGCCGGCCTGACGCTGTACGGCGGCCAGTTCCGGGGCAACAGTCCGCGTAACGATGCGAGCATGGAAGACATGTTCATGAACGGCAAATCTGCCGCGTTCAAATCGGATCGCTTCAACTTCGGCGGTGGCGAATACACCTTCAACGAAAAGCGCACCCAGGTCGGCCTCTGGTACGCACAGCTTGAGGACGTGTACCAGCAGGAGTTCCTGAACTTCATTCACAAGCAACCGATTGGCGACTGGACCGTCGGCGCGAACCTGGGCTACTTCATCGGCAAGGAAGACGGCAACAAGCTGGCCGGCGAACTGGACAACAAAACCGCTTACGCGATGCTGTCGGCCAACTACAAAGGCAACACCGTCTACCTTGGCCTGCAAAAGGTTTACGGCGATGACCAGTGGATGCGGGTCAATGGCACAAGTGGCGGCACACTGGCGAACGACAGCTACAACTCAAGCTACGACAACGCCAAGGAACGCTCCTGGCAGCTGCGTCACGACCTTGACTTCGCGATATTCGGCGTCCCCGGCCTGACGCTGATGAACCGCTACATCAGTGGCGATAACGTACACACCGGCACCGTGACCGACGGTAAGGAATGGGGACGTGAATCCGAACTGGCTTATACCGTCCAGAGCGGTACGTTCAAAAGCCTGAACGTGCGGTGGCGCAACTCGTCGATGCGACGCGATTACAGCACCAACGAGTTCGACGAAAACCGCGTGTTCATCAGCTATCCGATCTCGCTGATGTAA